The following DNA comes from Streptomyces sp. NBC_00690.
CAGTGACCCAGCCACCATCAGCACGTCGAGGCGGCACCGCCTGGGCCATCGTCATCACGAGCGCCGCAGGCTTCATGGCCGCTCTGGACAATCTCGTCGTCACCACCGCACTACCCGCCATCCGCGATGACCTCGGCGGGGCGCTGGCGGACCTGGAATGGACGGTCAGCGCCTACACCTTGACCTTTGCCGTGCTGCTGCTGTTCGGTGCCGCACTCGGCGATCGCTTCGGCCGTCGCCGGCTCTTCACCATCGGATTGTCGATCTTCACCGCCGCTTCCGCCGGTGCTGCGCTCGCCCCCAGCATCGAATCCCTGATCGCAGCCCGTGCGGTGCAGGGGGTCGGCGCCGCGATCATGATGCCGCTGGCCCTCACCCTGCTGACGGTCGCCGTTCCGCCCGCGCGCCGGGGCGCGGCCCTGGGCATCCTTGGCGCGGTGACCGGAGTGGCGGTGGCCAGCGGCCCCCTCATCGGCGGCAGTCTCACCGAACACATCTCGTGGCAGTGGATCTTCTGGCTCAATGTGCCGATCGGTCTGGTCCTGCTCCCCCTCGCCCGGATGCGGCTGGAGGAGTCCCACGCACCGAACCCCCGGCTCGACGTCCCCGGCACCCTGTTGGTGAGCGGTGGCCTGTTCGGAGTTGTCTACGCCCTGGTCAACGGGCATGTGGACGGCTGGACCAGCGTCGGTGTGGTCACCAGCGCGACTGTGGGCGTCGCACTGCTCCTGGCGTTCGTCCGCCACGGCACGGTCAGCCGGCATTCCATGCTGCCCATGCGGCTGTTCCGCGACCGGACCTTCGCCGGCATCAACGCCGCGAGCATGCTGATGTACCTGGGCATGTTCGGATCGATCTTCCTCCTCAGCCAGTTCATGCAGAGCGTCCTCGGGTACTCGCCCACCGAGGCCGGGCTGCGGATGCTGCCGTGGACCGGAATGCCGCTCCTCGTCTCCCCACTAGCCGGATACCTCTCCGACCGGATCGGCGGCCGGCCGATCATCATCGCGAGCCTCACCCTCCAGGCGATCGGCCTCGGACTCTTCGCACTGGTCCTGGAGCCGGGGATGTCCTACGCGGCGATGTTGCCGGCGCAGATCGCGGGCGGGTTCG
Coding sequences within:
- a CDS encoding DHA2 family efflux MFS transporter permease subunit, whose amino-acid sequence is MTQPPSARRGGTAWAIVITSAAGFMAALDNLVVTTALPAIRDDLGGALADLEWTVSAYTLTFAVLLLFGAALGDRFGRRRLFTIGLSIFTAASAGAALAPSIESLIAARAVQGVGAAIMMPLALTLLTVAVPPARRGAALGILGAVTGVAVASGPLIGGSLTEHISWQWIFWLNVPIGLVLLPLARMRLEESHAPNPRLDVPGTLLVSGGLFGVVYALVNGHVDGWTSVGVVTSATVGVALLLAFVRHGTVSRHSMLPMRLFRDRTFAGINAASMLMYLGMFGSIFLLSQFMQSVLGYSPTEAGLRMLPWTGMPLLVSPLAGYLSDRIGGRPIIIASLTLQAIGLGLFALVLEPGMSYAAMLPAQIAGGFGMALFFAPAASLVMSSVQPAEQGMASGANNALREVGGALGVAALAAVFAAQGGYSTPWTFTDGIVPALWIGAGAVAVGAIAALLMERRANSDRDELPPVRTPARSSATV